The DNA region CGTACGCCGATCTCCCGCCCGCGACCGGCGAATACCGGTTGGCCGATTTCGAGACGCTCGTCGCGCGCCTGCGCACTGGCGACCCGCTCGTGATTCCCGACTGGGACGCGTTCACGCTCGGCGCGAACGCGTCGACGGTCGTGCGGAGCCTGCGCGCGCGCGGACACATCACGGTGCCGCTGGTGCAGGGCGGCACGCTCGTCGCCGCGTTGACGGTCCAGGACACGAAGCCGCGTGCGTGGAGCGCGTCGGACGTCGCGACCGTGGTCGAGACCGCCGAGCGGACGTGGGCCGCCGTGGAGCGCGCGCGCGCCGAGGCGGCACTGCGCGAGAGCGAGCGGAAGTTCGCCGCGCTCTTCGCGACGTCGCCGGCGCCGTTGCTGGTCCTCGCGCCGGACGCGCCGCGCTACACGATCGCCGAGGTCAACGACGCCTACCTGGCCGCGACGATGCGGACGCGGGAGGGGCTGGTCGGCCGGGGCATCTTCGAGGCGTTCCCCGACAACCCGGACGACCCGACGATCACGGGGGTGAGCACCCTGCGTGCCTCGCTCGATCGCGTGCTCGCGACGCGTCAGCCGTCCGCGGTGCCCGACCTCCACTACGACATCGCGCGGCCTGACGGCACGTTCGAGGAGCGGTGGTGGCGCCCGGTCAACTCGCCCATCCTCGACGAGCGCGGCGCGGTCCAGGCGATCATCCACAACGTCAGCGACGTCACCGCCGAGCGGGCCGCCGCGGCGGAGCTGCACACGCTCAACGAGCGACTGGAGCAGCGAGTGGCCGAGCGGACGACGGAGCGCGACGCGCTCCGCCGCGCGTTGACCGCGGCCGAGGAGGCCGAGCGGCGGCGCCTCGCGCGCGAGCTGCACGACCAGCTCGGGCAGCACCTGACGGGCTTCGCGCTGGGGCTCGCCGACGTGCGGCGCCGCATCGCGGCCGGCGAGCCGGCGGCCGACCGCCTCGACCAGCTGGAGGCGCTCGCGCGCCTCATGTCGCGGGACGCGCGGACCCTCGCGCTCGAGCTCCGGCCGCCGGAGCTGGACGACGTGGGGCTCGAGGGCGCGCTCGAGACGTACGTGGCCGAGTGGAGCGCGCGCTTCGACGTCGCCGCCGAGGTGACGGTCACCGGGCTCGCGGAGCGGCCGCTCGCGAGCGAGGTCGGCTCGGCGCTCTACCGCATCGTGCAGGAGGCGCTGACCAACGTCGCGAAGCACGCCGACGCGTCGCAGGTGAGCGTGATCGTCGATCGCCCCGACGGCGCGGTGCGGCTCATCGTCGAGGATGACGGCCGCGGGTTCGACGTGGACACGACGACGGCGCGCGCGCGGGCCGAGCGGCGGCTCGGGCTCGCCGGGATGCAGGAGCGGGCGGCCATCGTCGGCGGCACCGTCACCGTGGAGTCGAGCCCGGGGAGCGGCACCGCGCTCTACGTGCGGCTCCCGGTCGAGCCCGTGAGCGGCGAGCCGGCGACGGACGGGCCCGCGCCGACGGAGGCGCGTCGATGAATCGCGCGACCCTTCCACCAGGCGCACACGGCGCCATGGGCGAGGGCGGGATGGCGGGCGACCCGTAGCGGCGCCCGCCCGGCGATCTCGGGGAATTCCCCGAGCGACCGGCGCTTTCTCCGGGTCCCGACGCCGCGAAGCCCGATGGGCATGCTCGGCGGCGCGCCATAACCTCCAGGGCCCATCGCGTGCGCCGCCGTGCGTGGGCGCCGCGACGGCGAGGGGAGCGTGGTGACGGTCCGGGACACCGCAGTGGACAGCGCGATGGAGGGTACCGCGCCATGAGAGAGCAGCGAATGGATGCGCTGCGCGGCCGGTCGGTGACGGACGGCGCCGCGGCGTCGCCCACCGCCGACCAGCGACCCGCGCGTGAGGACGGGCTGGGGTCTCGCGCCCACATCCGGGCCACGATCGAGCGCGCACGCGCGGCGATCCACTCCGCCCGCGACCGGACCACGAGCAGCCGCGCGGCGCTCGCGCACTCCGACGCGCTCGTCGGGGCGTCGGAGCAGATGCTGCAGCAGTCGCTCGCGCTACGCGCGCAACTCCGCGCCTCGGTCACGGCCTACGCGCGGCACCTCAGGGCGGATGGGGAGCCGCCGCAGCGCATGCTCGTGCTCGTGAAGTCGGCGATGCGCGAGGCGACGCCGCCGGAGCTCGATCCGTACGATGCGCGCGCGCTCATGGAGGACGTCGTGCGCTGGAGCATCGAGGCGTACTATCACGCCGCCTGAGCGATGAGCCCGGTCGCGCGCGTCGCGCTGTTCGAGGAGCTCGCGGCCCTGCGTGGGCGCAGCGCCGTCGCCCGCGCGGCGAGCACCGCGCTCGTGCGGCGGGCGGCGGCGGCCTGTGCGCGCGGCGAGGCGGTGTGCCTGATGCGCGCGCTCGCACGTATGCCGGAAGTGCCGACCGGTTCGGCGGCTGACACGCCGGCGCAGTGGATCCTCGGCGTGTTCGCCGAGCTCGAATCTGCGGCGGCGGAGCGCAGGCTGCGTGAGCCGTGGCTGGACGATGCCGGGGCGATGGACCTCGTGCTCGGCGCCGCGATCGACGCGCTGGTCCGGCAGGCCCCGCCGGCGGAGGTGGAGGCGCTGGCGGCCGCGCTTCGCGACCTCGCGCGTGCGCTGCTGCGTCCGCTGCAGCGCACGCTGCACGACGACGCCCCGCGCGCGGCGTCTCGCGACGCGCGGACGTGCACGCGGTTCCGACCGCCGCTGGGGCCAGCGTAGCGTTCGGCGCATCGGGTGGTGCACCGCGGGGAGCGCGGTGCGCTACCCGGTGCACCACCCGATGCGCTCGCACGGCCGCGCGTCAGCCGTCGAGCTGCCCGCGCACGGCGCCCTGCGGGAACTCGCCCGTGTGCACGTTCACGTAGAACGACTCGGGGCTGGCGAGGATCTCCTTCAGCAGCGCGCGGTCGGCGCTCGTGGTGCAGCCGACCGACCTGCCGCTCGCGTCCGGAGGCGTCAGCGTGACGACGATGCCGCCGCGGACGCCGGCGGGCGCGCGGTGGATGTGGGCGGCCGTCGACAGGGCGACCCCGCTGACGTCGAGCTGCCAGCAGAGCTCCTCCTGCCCGGGGTTGATGGTGATGAGCGCGCTGCCCGAGCCGTCCGGATCGCCCCAGTACGGAGGCGTGGTCGTCACCTCCTGCGTCATCGGCGTCGCGAGCGGGTGGCCGCCGTGCGCGGCGCCGGGCACGATGCTGAGGCGGACGCTCGCGGGCGCGATCGGCTCGTGCCGGTCGGCACAGGCGGCGAGGACCAGGACCGCACCGAGCAGCGCAATCGACCGAGGGGACGGCATGCCGGACATGGATGACTCCCGTGACGTGGGTGGTGGTGTGCCGGAGCTCGACGGAGCTCCCCGCCCCGACCCGGCATCTGTCCAGGTCGGGGCCGCGCGCCTATGCTAGGCGCCGCGGTCGTGGCGCTCTCGCGACGCTCTCGCGCCTCTCTCGTGGCCCCCCACGGCACCCCGTGCACACGCTCACGCTCTTCGGAACGGCCGCGCTGCTCGGCCCCGACGGACCGGTCACGGGCCGAGCGGCCCAGGGGCGACGACTGGCGCTGCTGGCGTACCTCGCGCTGGCGCGCGGGCGTGCCGTCGGCCGGGAGCGGCTGCTCGCCCTGCTCTGGCCCGACAGCTCCGCGGAGCGCGCCCGCCACCAGCTCTCGGACGACCTGTACATCCTCCGGAGCGCACTCGGCGACGGCGTCGTCCGGTCGGTCGCGGACGACCTCGTCCTGGACCCTGGCCTGATCGCGAGCGACGTCGGGACGTTCGAGCGGCTGCTCGACCAGGGACGCCCCGAGGACGCGGTCGCCCTGGTGTCCGGGCCGCTGCTCGACGGCTTCCACCTCGCGGGCGGCGTGGACTTCGAGCACTGGCTCGACGGCGAACGGGCGCGTCTCGCCCGGCGGCACATGACGGCGCTGGAGGCGCTCGCGGAGGAGAGCGAGGCGCGGGGCGACGGCGCGGCGGCAGTGGAGTGGTGGCGGCGGTTGGCCGCGCTCGATCCGCTCAGCGGCCGGCTGGCCGTCCGCCTGATGCGCGCGCTCGCGGCCGTGGGCGACCGCGCGGGCGCGCTGCGTCACGCGCGCGTGCACGCGTCGCTGCTGGAGGGCGAGTTCGGCACGGGGCCGGACCCGGACGTGGAGGCCTGCGCGGAGCGCCTGCGCACCGAGCCTGCGGGCACGCTGGCGACCCGGCCCATCCCCGGCCCCGTGACCGTAGAGGGGCCGGCGCCGGTCGCGCCGCCCGTCGCGCCGCCCGTCGCGCCGGTCGTCGCGCCGGTCGCGGCGCCGGAGCCCGGTCGCGCGCCCGCCCTCCAGCTGGGGGCGCTGGTCGCGTGCGCCGTTCTCCTGGTGCTGGCGATGGTCGGCCTGCGCGGGATCGCCGGGACGCGCGGCACGGCGCCGGGCGCCCCAGCCTCCGTCGGCGTGCTGCCGTTCGTGAACATGGGGCCGGACCCGACGGATGCGTACTTCGGCGACGGCCTGGCCGAGCAGGTCATCGCCGCGCTCGGCCGCGTCGAGGGGCTGCACGTGGCCGCGCGCACGTCGTCGTTCGCGCTGCGCGACGGCCGCCTCGACGTCCGCACGATCGGCGACACGCTGGGCGTCGCGGCGGTGCTCGAGGGGAGCGTGCGCCGGGACGCCGGCCGGGTCCGCATCACCGCGCAGCTCGTCGACGCCGCGACCGGCTACCGACTCTGGTCGGCGGAGTTCGATCGCGAGCCGCGGAACGTGCTCGGCGTGCAGGAGGAGATCGCGGCCGCGATCGCGCGGGCGCTCGAGCGGCGGCTCGCGCCCACCACGGCGTCCGCCCGGCGGCACGACCCGCCGGACTTCGAGACCTACGACCTGTACCTGCGCGGGCTGCACCTGCGGGATCGCCTGACGCCCGACGCGCTGCGCGAGGCGAGCGCGCTGTTCGACCGGGTGATCGCGCGCCAGCCGCAGTTCGCCGCCGCCCACGCCGCGAAGGCGAGCGTCGTCGGTCCGCTGATCATGTTCGGCCACCTGCCGCAGTCGGAAGGCGTGCCGATGCTGCGCGCGCTGACCACGCGCGCGCTCGCGCTCGACCCGGACCTGGGCGAGGCGCACGCGGCGCTCGGGATGCACCGGCTCTTCTTCGAGTGGGACTGGGCCGGCGCGGAGCAGGCGCTGCGCCGCGCGATCGCGCTCAACCCCAGCGACGCGCACGCGCACCACCACATGGCGAACCTCCAGCGCGCGGTGGGACGGCTCGACGCGGCGATCGCGAGCCGCGCACGGGCGGTCGCGCTGGATCCGCTCAACCCGCGCACGGCCGTGGTGCTCGGCGTCGACTACTTCGTGGCCGGCGACATGGAGCGCGCGATGGTGCACTTCCGCCGCGCGCAGCAGCTGGATCCGTTGCACGCGCTGGCGCTCGGGTCGGGGCCGTTCCTCCCCGTGGGGCCCGCCGAGATCTTCGAGCACCAGCACCGCGACGCGGAGGCGGTGGCGGAGTACACGCGGATCGCGACGCTGCGCGGGGCGACGGCGCGGGACGTCGACGATTTGCGGGACGGGTACGCGCGCGGCGGCATGCCCGGCTTCTGGGCGCGATGGCTGGCCATGGAACGTCGCCAGGCGACCGCGGCGCCCGATCCCATACGGATGGCCAATCTCTCGGTGCGGATCGGCGACACCACCCAGGCCATCGAGTGGATGGAGCGCGCCTACGCCGCGCGGCACCCGGCACTCGTGTACCTGCAGCACACCCCGGCCTTCGTCCCGCTGCACGCGCAGCCGCCCGTGGCGCGCATGCTGGCGGGGATGCGGTTCCCGCCGCGCGCTCAGGGCCGCGCCGGCGCCGGCGGGGCGGGCGGCAGCGACGCGAGACGCGCCCGCACGATGCGGAAGCCGGCGTCGTTCGCCTGGTAGGACGCCAGCTCGTCCGCCGGCACCGCGGCGAGCATGCGCTCGATCTCGGCGATGCGGTCCGCGGTGCCCGGATGGTCGGCGAACCACGCGCCCACGGGACCACCGTCGCCGCCCGCGGCGCGCTCCTCGGCCGCCAGCTCCTCGAAGAACGTGCGCATGCCCCGCGGGTCGACGCCCGCGCGCCGCACGTTGACGAACGCGCCCGCATCCGCCTCGCGCTCGGCGTCGCGCCCGAAGCGCGCGAACAGGAGCGAGCCGGCGACCTGGATCCCGATCCGCGCGCCCGCGCCCTCGCACGCGTTCGTCAGCGAGCAGACGAGCGACACGCCTGTCTGCGTCCGCTGCGCCTTCTGCATCTGCTCGACCGAGTGGCGGCGCACGACGTGCTCCACCTCGTGCGCGAGCACGCCGGCCAGCTCGCTCATCCTGTCCGCACGTTCGAGCAGACCGCGGTTGACGTAGATGAAGCCGCCCGGCAGCGCGAACGCGTTGACGACGGACGTGTTCACGACGGCGAAGCGCCAGGCGAGGTCGGCGCGCGCGGTGCGGCGCGCGATCGCCTGGCCCAGGCTGTCGACGTAGGCCGTGACGACCGGATCGTCGAGCACCGGCAGCTGCGCCTCGATCTCGCGCGCCGCCTGCCGCCCGAGCGCGACCTCCTCGTCCTCCGTCGCGTCGCCGCACGCGAGCGCGGCCGCCGCGGCGACGAGTGCCCATCGCCGCCACCGCGCGATCCACGCCATGCCCGCCGCTCCTGTGACCGTGTGCGCATCACCCATGCGCCACGCGCCGGGGCAACGCGTGTGCCGGTCGCGAGCCGTCCGTC from Roseisolibacter agri includes:
- a CDS encoding CHRD domain-containing protein; translation: MPSPRSIALLGAVLVLAACADRHEPIAPASVRLSIVPGAAHGGHPLATPMTQEVTTTPPYWGDPDGSGSALITINPGQEELCWQLDVSGVALSTAAHIHRAPAGVRGGIVVTLTPPDASGRSVGCTTSADRALLKEILASPESFYVNVHTGEFPQGAVRGQLDG
- a CDS encoding BTAD domain-containing putative transcriptional regulator, giving the protein MHTLTLFGTAALLGPDGPVTGRAAQGRRLALLAYLALARGRAVGRERLLALLWPDSSAERARHQLSDDLYILRSALGDGVVRSVADDLVLDPGLIASDVGTFERLLDQGRPEDAVALVSGPLLDGFHLAGGVDFEHWLDGERARLARRHMTALEALAEESEARGDGAAAVEWWRRLAALDPLSGRLAVRLMRALAAVGDRAGALRHARVHASLLEGEFGTGPDPDVEACAERLRTEPAGTLATRPIPGPVTVEGPAPVAPPVAPPVAPVVAPVAAPEPGRAPALQLGALVACAVLLVLAMVGLRGIAGTRGTAPGAPASVGVLPFVNMGPDPTDAYFGDGLAEQVIAALGRVEGLHVAARTSSFALRDGRLDVRTIGDTLGVAAVLEGSVRRDAGRVRITAQLVDAATGYRLWSAEFDREPRNVLGVQEEIAAAIARALERRLAPTTASARRHDPPDFETYDLYLRGLHLRDRLTPDALREASALFDRVIARQPQFAAAHAAKASVVGPLIMFGHLPQSEGVPMLRALTTRALALDPDLGEAHAALGMHRLFFEWDWAGAEQALRRAIALNPSDAHAHHHMANLQRAVGRLDAAIASRARAVALDPLNPRTAVVLGVDYFVAGDMERAMVHFRRAQQLDPLHALALGSGPFLPVGPAEIFEHQHRDAEAVAEYTRIATLRGATARDVDDLRDGYARGGMPGFWARWLAMERRQATAAPDPIRMANLSVRIGDTTQAIEWMERAYAARHPALVYLQHTPAFVPLHAQPPVARMLAGMRFPPRAQGRAGAGGAGGSDARRARTMRKPASFAW
- a CDS encoding M48 family metallopeptidase, translated to MAWIARWRRWALVAAAAALACGDATEDEEVALGRQAAREIEAQLPVLDDPVVTAYVDSLGQAIARRTARADLAWRFAVVNTSVVNAFALPGGFIYVNRGLLERADRMSELAGVLAHEVEHVVRRHSVEQMQKAQRTQTGVSLVCSLTNACEGAGARIGIQVAGSLLFARFGRDAEREADAGAFVNVRRAGVDPRGMRTFFEELAAEERAAGGDGGPVGAWFADHPGTADRIAEIERMLAAVPADELASYQANDAGFRIVRARLASLPPAPPAPARP